One genomic window of Coffea eugenioides isolate CCC68of chromosome 1, Ceug_1.0, whole genome shotgun sequence includes the following:
- the LOC113778357 gene encoding uncharacterized protein At1g03900: protein MSFEDDEESFEHTLLVVREVSVYKIPPRSTSGGYKCGEWLQSDKIWSGRLRVVSCNTRCEIRLEDPNSGELFAACFINPGQRENSVEPALDSSRYFVLKIEDGTGKHAFIGLGFNERNEAFDFNVALSDHEKYVRREHEKETGGAAGEGSDDSHIDIHPAVNHRLKEGETIRINVKNKPSSGTGMLSAAGMSSGHPGTVKAKTLSLAPPPSGGVRIRSPLPPPPNDSAAARTTSGSHNTTLKVPEEVARHSADPLADLSQLEKNLPTATGTGSNKATAAGWAAF from the exons ATGTCCTTTGAGGACGACGAAGAATCCTTCGAGCACACCCTTCTGGTGGTCCGCGAGGTCTCCGTATACAAAATCCCTCCACGTTCCACCAGCGGCGGCTACAAGTGTGGAGAATGGTTACAGTCCGACAAGATCTGGTCCGGTCGACTTAGGGTCGTGTCCTGCAATACCCGGTGCGAGATACGACTCGAGGATCCGAACTCCGGTGAGCTATTCGCTGCTTGTTTTATTAATCCTGGTCAGAGAGAGAACTCCGTGGAGCCTGCTCTCGACTCTTCTAGGTACTTTGTGTTGAAAATTGAAGACGGAACTGGGAAGCACGCCTTCATTGGATTAGGCTTCAATGAGAGGAACGAGGCTTTTGATTTCAATGTGGCGTTGTCTGATCACGAGAAATATGTTAGGAGAGAGCATGAGAAGGAGACTGGCGGTGCCGCCGGTGAAGGCAGTGACGATAGTCATATCGATATTCACCCAGCTGTCAATCATAGGTTAAAG GAAGGTGAAACTATCCGAATTAATGTGAAGAACAAACCTTCTAGTGGAACAGGCATGCTTTCAGCTGCAGGAATGTCAAGTGGACATCCTGGAACTGTAAAGGCCAAAACTCTAAGCCTAGCACCACCCCCCAGTGGAGGAGTGAGGATTAGGTCTCCTCTCCCACCCCCTCCCAATGATTCTGCAGCTGCTAGGACGACTTCGGGAAGCCATAATACTACTCTCAAGGTGCCTGAGGAAGTTGCCAGACATTCTGCTGATCCACTGGCAGATCTGTCACAACTTGAG AAGAATCTTCCTACAGCCACTGGAACAGGTTCTAATAAGGCCACTGCAGCTGGATGGGCTGCTTTTTGA